The following are from one region of the Georgenia sp. M64 genome:
- a CDS encoding CoA-transferase, giving the protein MRTPLVLDPDQAAALVRDGATVTVSSSSGLGCPDRVLQALGDRFAATGSPRALTSLHPIAAGDMYGIKGVDHIARPGMLRRLFAGSLPSGPSRFDPPLVRRLIESGEVEAYNIPSGVMFQMHRAAAARQPGVLTDVGRGTYADPALGGARMNAATPEFVSVERVAGAEWLFYPALPVDVAIIRATTADPLGNLSYEHEASRLGALDQAYAAHNNGGLVIAQVERQVAEKLPPARVHVPGILVDVVVVVPDQMQTTHTQYDPALSGEEMRSLEEIEPLAWGPEKVIARRAARELHRDDIVNLGFGLSAGVPRVVLEAQHQDEMTWVLEQGPVGGFPLTDFAFGSALNPHAIMQSADQFTLLAGGGIDVSLLSFLEVSAAGDVNVSHLPAHSHVTAGIGGFADITAHAPVIVFSGYFTAGRGRELRVGDGRLEIVTDGPVPKFVPEVAQVSFSGRAGRARDQRVVYVTERAVLELRDEGLTVVEIAPGVDLQRDVLDRAAIPLLVAEDLRLMDADLFVEDAHGFDLRAARPRPELEVEVTR; this is encoded by the coding sequence ATGCGCACCCCCCTCGTCCTCGACCCGGACCAGGCCGCCGCCCTCGTCCGCGACGGGGCCACCGTCACGGTCTCCTCGTCCTCGGGGCTCGGCTGCCCGGACCGGGTGCTCCAGGCGCTCGGCGACCGCTTCGCCGCCACCGGGTCGCCGCGGGCGCTCACCTCGCTGCACCCGATCGCTGCCGGCGACATGTACGGCATCAAGGGTGTGGACCACATCGCCCGCCCGGGGATGCTGCGCCGCCTCTTCGCCGGGAGCCTGCCCTCTGGGCCGTCGAGGTTCGACCCGCCGCTGGTGCGCCGGCTCATCGAGTCCGGGGAGGTCGAGGCCTACAACATCCCCTCGGGCGTGATGTTCCAGATGCACCGCGCCGCCGCCGCCCGCCAGCCCGGCGTGCTCACCGACGTCGGCCGGGGCACCTACGCCGACCCGGCGCTGGGCGGGGCGCGCATGAACGCCGCCACCCCGGAGTTCGTCTCGGTGGAGCGGGTGGCCGGGGCCGAGTGGCTGTTCTACCCGGCGCTGCCCGTGGACGTGGCGATCATCCGCGCCACCACCGCCGACCCGCTGGGCAACCTCAGCTACGAGCACGAGGCCAGCCGCCTCGGTGCCCTCGACCAGGCCTACGCCGCCCACAACAACGGCGGCCTCGTCATCGCCCAGGTCGAGCGGCAGGTCGCGGAGAAGCTCCCGCCGGCGCGGGTGCACGTGCCCGGCATCCTCGTCGACGTCGTCGTCGTGGTGCCCGACCAGATGCAGACGACCCACACGCAGTACGACCCCGCACTGTCGGGGGAGGAGATGCGCTCGCTCGAGGAGATCGAGCCGCTCGCCTGGGGGCCGGAGAAGGTCATCGCCCGGCGCGCCGCCCGCGAGCTGCACCGCGACGACATCGTCAACCTCGGCTTCGGTCTGTCCGCCGGTGTGCCGCGCGTCGTGCTCGAGGCCCAGCACCAGGACGAGATGACGTGGGTGCTCGAGCAAGGACCCGTGGGCGGCTTCCCGCTCACCGACTTCGCGTTCGGCTCCGCGCTGAACCCGCACGCGATCATGCAGAGCGCCGACCAGTTCACCCTCCTCGCGGGCGGCGGGATCGACGTCTCCCTGCTGTCCTTCCTCGAGGTCTCCGCCGCCGGGGACGTCAACGTCTCCCACCTGCCGGCGCACTCGCACGTCACCGCGGGCATCGGCGGGTTCGCCGACATCACGGCCCACGCGCCGGTCATCGTCTTCTCCGGCTACTTCACCGCCGGGCGTGGACGCGAGCTGCGGGTCGGGGACGGGCGGCTGGAGATCGTGACCGACGGCCCGGTGCCGAAGTTCGTCCCCGAGGTGGCGCAGGTGTCCTTCTCCGGCCGGGCCGGGCGGGCACGTGACCAGCGGGTGGTCTACGTGACCGAACGGGCGGTGCTGGAGCTGCGGGACGAGGGGCTCACCGTCGTCGAGATCGCGCCCGGGGTGGACCTGCAGCGCGACGTCCTCGACCGGGCGGCCATCCCGCTGCTGGTGGCCGAGGACCTGCGCCTCATGGACGCCGACCTCTTCGTCGAGGACGCCCACGGCTTCGACCTCCGGGCCGCACGGCCCCGGCCCGAGCTCGAGGTCGAGGTGACCCGGTGA
- a CDS encoding TRAP transporter substrate-binding protein has translation MRSTILTTRRARAGAAVAGLSLALPLAACGGTSGEAEGDGSAAPAGDGETYTLIAGHQLAADTPFDEGLDEFASLVEEKTEGQVTVEVHPNAELGTETDMFQAMQNGTMDVAIVAPGSIAEFVPQVSILSMPFLVTSREQRDEIIEGPIAEELAATIEETSGIVPMSYFGGGVRQMFFTEPAESLDDIQGRLFRVQPSEVLTDAFGAVGLEPTVVAYNELYNALQTGVVEGAENESVYIDSQKFYEPAPHILQTNHEVTIRPLIIGSQTLERLPEDLREAVLEAGEEAGAFERELEAQVDDEKLAALGEMEGVTITEVDTSGVEEQVRPVWEQYAAEWGAEDMLEQILELRQ, from the coding sequence ATGCGCAGCACCATCCTCACCACCCGCCGGGCACGAGCCGGAGCCGCCGTGGCCGGCCTCTCCCTCGCCCTGCCGCTGGCCGCCTGCGGCGGCACCTCGGGCGAGGCCGAGGGTGACGGCTCCGCCGCCCCCGCGGGCGACGGCGAGACCTACACCCTCATCGCCGGGCACCAGCTCGCCGCCGACACCCCGTTCGACGAGGGCCTGGACGAGTTCGCCAGCCTGGTCGAGGAGAAGACCGAGGGCCAGGTGACCGTCGAGGTCCACCCCAACGCCGAGCTCGGCACCGAGACCGACATGTTCCAGGCCATGCAGAACGGCACCATGGACGTCGCGATCGTCGCCCCCGGCTCGATCGCCGAGTTCGTCCCGCAGGTCTCGATCCTGTCGATGCCGTTCCTCGTCACCAGCCGCGAGCAGCGCGACGAGATCATCGAGGGCCCCATCGCCGAGGAGCTCGCCGCCACGATCGAGGAGACGTCGGGCATCGTCCCGATGAGCTACTTCGGCGGTGGCGTCCGCCAGATGTTCTTCACCGAGCCGGCCGAGTCCCTCGACGACATCCAGGGCCGCCTCTTCCGCGTCCAGCCCTCCGAGGTGCTCACCGACGCGTTCGGTGCCGTCGGGCTCGAGCCCACGGTGGTGGCCTACAACGAGCTCTACAACGCCCTGCAGACCGGCGTCGTCGAGGGCGCGGAGAACGAGTCCGTCTACATCGACAGCCAGAAGTTCTACGAGCCGGCGCCGCACATCCTCCAGACCAACCACGAGGTCACGATCCGCCCGCTCATCATCGGGTCCCAGACGCTCGAGCGGCTGCCCGAGGACCTGCGCGAGGCGGTCCTCGAGGCCGGCGAGGAGGCCGGCGCCTTCGAGCGTGAGCTCGAGGCGCAGGTCGACGACGAGAAGCTCGCCGCCCTCGGCGAGATGGAGGGCGTGACCATCACCGAGGTCGACACCTCCGGCGTCGAGGAGCAGGTCCGCCCGGTGTGGGAGCAGTACGCCGCCGAGTGGGGCGCCGAGGACATGCTCGAGCAGATCCTCGAGCTGCGGCAGTGA
- a CDS encoding TRAP transporter small permease — translation MTTVADRLYRLTLGAVTLLLGVLTVVVSYQVMGRYVPFIPRALWTEEIARLCLEWLVFLGAALAVRRNEHFIIDVVPARYEARVARPLQVVILAFLTIAAVAIFLGGLAFAETGATRTSTTSGIQLVWAFSAVPVAAAVTLVFIAELALRTFRGESVAAFGDRLVDETASTSGVRGVEGAGE, via the coding sequence GTGACGACCGTCGCCGACCGCCTCTACCGGCTCACCCTGGGGGCGGTCACCCTCCTCCTCGGCGTCCTCACCGTCGTCGTCTCCTACCAGGTGATGGGCCGGTACGTGCCGTTCATCCCCCGGGCGCTGTGGACCGAGGAGATCGCGCGGCTCTGCCTGGAGTGGCTCGTCTTCCTCGGCGCAGCGCTGGCGGTACGGCGCAACGAGCACTTCATCATCGACGTCGTGCCGGCCCGGTACGAGGCGCGGGTCGCGCGGCCGCTGCAGGTCGTCATCCTCGCCTTCCTCACAATCGCGGCCGTGGCGATCTTCCTCGGCGGGCTGGCGTTCGCCGAGACCGGGGCGACCCGGACGTCGACGACGTCGGGGATCCAGCTCGTGTGGGCATTCTCCGCGGTGCCGGTCGCGGCCGCGGTGACGCTCGTCTTCATCGCCGAGCTGGCCCTGCGGACCTTCCGGGGCGAGTCGGTGGCGGCGTTCGGCGACCGGCTCGTGGACGAGACCGCCTCCACCTCGGGCGTCCGCGGCGTGGAAGGGGCTGGTGAGTGA
- a CDS encoding TRAP transporter large permease, translating into MATVAISLLVLFAAIALLRVPIAYALILACLPFFLSNDRLSNELLVQRMYGGVDSFILLAVPFFVLAGAIMNAAKVTDRLLALAHALVGWVRGGLGMVNVATSMGFGGVSGSSTADVAGLGSILIPQMVRRGYSSGYAVGITAASAVIGTIIPPSIQMVVWGSLTNTSIGAMFLGGVIPGILIGGGMMLVAYIEARRNNYPAEPRLPFSQVLKAFRDSVLALGMIVIVLGGIVGGFVTATEASVLAVLYALFLGLVVYRTISLRDLPRIFRESALLTALPLFALAAAAVFAYLLAFYRIPFLFEDVLAGVPGWAILWVVGLIFLVLGTFLDALPAMAIMIPVLAPAVTAAGVDPVQYGVVAVMMLAFGLITPPYGLCLLLASKIGRIPVMRAVGPMLPFAAVIVFTIVLAILVPGVVLWLPGLAG; encoded by the coding sequence ATGGCAACCGTCGCGATCTCGCTGCTCGTCCTCTTCGCCGCGATCGCCCTCCTGCGTGTCCCGATCGCCTACGCGCTGATCCTGGCGTGCCTGCCGTTCTTCCTCTCCAACGACCGGCTCAGCAACGAGCTGCTCGTGCAGCGGATGTACGGCGGGGTGGACTCCTTCATCCTGCTGGCGGTGCCGTTCTTCGTCCTGGCCGGGGCGATCATGAACGCGGCCAAGGTCACCGACCGGCTCCTCGCGCTCGCCCACGCCCTCGTCGGCTGGGTGCGCGGCGGCCTCGGCATGGTCAACGTGGCCACGTCGATGGGTTTCGGCGGCGTCTCGGGCTCCTCGACGGCGGATGTGGCCGGCCTCGGCTCGATCCTCATCCCGCAGATGGTGCGGCGCGGCTACAGCTCGGGCTACGCCGTCGGCATCACCGCCGCCTCCGCGGTGATCGGCACGATCATCCCGCCGAGCATCCAGATGGTCGTGTGGGGGTCGCTGACCAACACCTCCATCGGCGCGATGTTCCTCGGCGGCGTCATCCCCGGCATCCTCATCGGCGGCGGGATGATGCTGGTCGCCTACATCGAGGCGCGGCGCAACAACTACCCGGCTGAGCCACGGCTGCCGTTCTCGCAGGTGCTCAAGGCCTTCCGCGACTCGGTGCTCGCCCTGGGCATGATCGTCATCGTCCTGGGCGGGATCGTCGGCGGGTTCGTCACCGCCACCGAGGCCTCCGTGCTGGCGGTCCTCTACGCGCTGTTCCTCGGGCTCGTGGTGTACCGGACGATCTCCCTGCGGGACCTGCCGCGGATCTTCCGGGAGAGCGCGCTGCTCACGGCGCTGCCGCTGTTCGCCCTGGCGGCGGCCGCGGTCTTCGCCTACCTGCTGGCGTTCTACCGGATCCCGTTCCTCTTCGAGGACGTCCTCGCCGGGGTGCCCGGCTGGGCGATCCTGTGGGTGGTCGGGCTGATCTTCCTGGTGCTGGGCACGTTCCTCGACGCGCTGCCCGCGATGGCGATCATGATCCCGGTGCTCGCCCCGGCGGTCACCGCCGCCGGCGTCGACCCGGTGCAGTACGGCGTCGTCGCGGTCATGATGCTGGCCTTCGGGCTCATCACGCCGCCGTACGGGCTGTGCCTGCTGCTGGCGTCGAAGATCGGCCGCATCCCGGTCATGCGCGCCGTGGGGCCGATGCTGCCGTTCGCGGCGGTCATCGTCTTCACGATCGTCCTGGCGATCCTCGTGCCGGGCGTCGTGCTCTGGCTCCCGGGCCTGGCCGGCTGA